A genomic segment from Propionibacteriaceae bacterium ZF39 encodes:
- the mfd gene encoding transcription-repair coupling factor: MTLPGLIKLVSADPVLAAVREDARSRAVTTADLTATPAFRALLVGALAEERPILVVTSTYREAENLTTALGTVLGEDAVAYYPAWETLPHERLSPRSDTVGRRLTVLRRLAGTDLLPAPRVVVAPVRSVLQPQVKGLADLLPVRIATGEDFDLGDLAEALVGAAYNRVDLVERRGEFAIRGGIVDVFPPTFEHPVRIDFFGDTVEEMRLFTVADQRSSDEIVTEVIATPCRELLLDEKVRFRAAELAEEHPQLAEMLDRIADGHAVEGMESLAPALVDGMELLVDVMPVDTLVLVADPELVRGRAHDLVATSEEFLKASWAAAAGGGRAPIDLGESAYRSLVDVRDHALSRGQGWWTLSPFAAGPDGSEEYAEPWDSEIDTDSRIISVHPTETWRGDFEAAVAAIKAAVHDSWRVVMVAEGKGMAKRLVELLTEAEIGSKAVRVLNAPPKAGIVTILLGELAHGFRLDSVKLAVFTSGDLSGRGPADKSMRRMPTRRKNQIDPLELKTGDPVVHQQHGVGRYVEMIQRTVGASTREYLVIEYAASKRGQPGDRLFVPMDQLDQVTRYVGGENPTLDRMGGADWNKRKSKARKAVKQIAAELIKLYAARQASKGHAFSSDTVWQRELEDAFAYVETPDQLACITEVKQDMEQIVPMDRLICGDVGYGKTEIAVRAAFKAVQDGKQVAVLVPTTILVQQHAQTFADRYAGFPVRVGALSRFQSDKEAKEVIDGVASGRVDVVVGTHRLLSQEIVFKDLGLVIIDEEQRFGVEHKERLKQLRLNVDVLAMSATPIPRTLEMAVTGIREMSTIATPPEERHPVLTFAGPYDRNQVVAAIRRELLREGQVFYIHNRTASIDKVAGQIAEWVPEARVVTAHGQMGEHRLEQVMLDFAERRADVLVCTTIVEAGLDISTANTLIIERADMLGLSQLHQLRGRVGRGRERGYAYLLYPPDKPLTETAHDRLTTMAATNELGAGMQIAMKDLEIRGAGNLLGGEQSGHIADVGFDLYIRLVGEAVADFRSDGTEPVAEPEMRIELPVEAHLPSDYVESERLRLEMYKRLAEVRTEQDLKEVRAELLDRYGALPAPVETLLAVARFRNSCRAAGLTEVVLQGNYVRFGPHDLPESRKLRLQRLYPRNVVKPNFLLIPRPMAATIGGQAPTDTELLTWCADVVAQIFAREPVPAPAGA, translated from the coding sequence GTGACTTTGCCGGGTCTCATCAAACTTGTTTCCGCCGATCCCGTTCTCGCTGCCGTCCGCGAGGACGCGCGGTCGCGTGCCGTCACGACGGCCGATCTGACCGCCACACCGGCGTTCCGGGCGCTGCTGGTGGGTGCGCTCGCCGAGGAGCGCCCGATCCTGGTGGTCACGTCGACCTATCGCGAGGCGGAGAATCTCACCACGGCGCTGGGGACGGTGCTCGGGGAGGACGCCGTCGCCTACTACCCCGCCTGGGAGACCCTGCCGCACGAGCGATTGAGCCCGCGTTCGGACACGGTCGGTCGACGGTTGACGGTCCTGCGCCGCCTGGCGGGCACGGACCTGCTGCCCGCACCGCGCGTGGTGGTGGCCCCGGTTCGATCGGTGTTGCAGCCGCAGGTCAAGGGGCTCGCCGATCTGCTCCCGGTCCGTATCGCGACGGGGGAGGACTTCGATCTCGGCGACCTGGCCGAGGCGCTGGTCGGGGCGGCCTACAACCGGGTCGACCTCGTCGAGCGCCGTGGTGAGTTCGCGATCCGCGGTGGGATCGTCGACGTGTTCCCTCCGACGTTCGAGCATCCGGTGCGCATCGACTTCTTCGGTGACACGGTCGAGGAGATGCGGCTGTTCACGGTCGCCGACCAGCGGTCCAGCGACGAGATCGTCACCGAGGTCATCGCCACGCCCTGCCGCGAGTTGTTGCTGGACGAGAAGGTCCGCTTCCGCGCGGCCGAGCTCGCCGAGGAACACCCGCAACTGGCCGAGATGCTCGACCGCATCGCCGACGGGCACGCGGTCGAGGGCATGGAATCGTTGGCCCCCGCGCTGGTGGACGGCATGGAACTGCTCGTCGACGTGATGCCCGTCGACACCCTCGTGCTGGTCGCCGATCCCGAGTTGGTGCGCGGCCGGGCCCACGACCTCGTGGCGACCTCGGAGGAGTTCCTCAAGGCTTCCTGGGCGGCGGCCGCCGGCGGTGGCCGGGCCCCGATCGACCTGGGCGAGTCGGCGTACCGCTCGCTGGTCGACGTCCGCGACCACGCCCTCTCCCGGGGGCAGGGCTGGTGGACGCTGTCACCGTTCGCGGCGGGTCCCGACGGTTCCGAGGAGTACGCCGAACCCTGGGATTCCGAGATCGACACGGATTCGCGGATCATCAGTGTCCACCCCACCGAGACCTGGCGGGGCGACTTCGAGGCGGCCGTCGCGGCGATCAAGGCGGCGGTGCACGACAGCTGGCGCGTGGTGATGGTCGCCGAGGGCAAGGGCATGGCCAAGCGCCTCGTCGAGCTGCTGACGGAGGCCGAGATCGGCAGCAAGGCCGTCCGCGTCCTCAATGCCCCGCCCAAGGCCGGCATCGTCACCATCCTGCTCGGTGAGCTGGCGCACGGGTTCCGGCTCGATTCGGTCAAGCTGGCGGTGTTCACGTCGGGTGACCTGTCCGGGCGCGGCCCGGCCGACAAGTCGATGCGCCGCATGCCGACCCGGCGCAAGAACCAGATCGATCCGCTCGAGCTGAAGACCGGCGACCCCGTGGTGCATCAGCAGCACGGGGTGGGCCGCTATGTCGAGATGATCCAGCGGACCGTCGGCGCCTCGACCCGGGAATACCTCGTCATCGAGTACGCCGCGTCCAAGCGCGGCCAGCCCGGGGATCGGCTGTTCGTCCCCATGGACCAGCTCGACCAGGTCACCCGCTATGTCGGCGGCGAGAACCCGACCCTCGACCGCATGGGCGGCGCGGACTGGAACAAGCGCAAGTCGAAGGCCCGCAAGGCGGTCAAGCAGATCGCGGCGGAGCTGATCAAGCTGTACGCCGCCCGCCAGGCCTCGAAGGGTCATGCCTTCTCGTCGGACACCGTCTGGCAGCGCGAGCTGGAGGACGCGTTCGCGTACGTCGAGACCCCCGACCAGCTCGCCTGCATCACCGAGGTCAAGCAGGACATGGAACAGATCGTTCCGATGGACCGGCTGATCTGCGGCGATGTCGGCTATGGCAAGACCGAGATCGCGGTACGCGCCGCCTTCAAGGCTGTCCAGGACGGCAAGCAGGTCGCGGTGCTCGTCCCGACCACGATCCTGGTGCAGCAGCATGCGCAGACTTTCGCCGATCGGTACGCCGGCTTCCCCGTGCGGGTGGGGGCGCTGTCGCGGTTCCAGTCCGACAAGGAGGCCAAGGAGGTCATCGACGGGGTGGCGTCCGGCAGGGTCGATGTCGTCGTCGGCACCCACCGGCTGCTGTCACAGGAGATCGTCTTCAAGGACCTCGGGCTCGTCATCATCGACGAGGAGCAGCGCTTCGGCGTCGAACACAAGGAGCGACTGAAGCAGCTGCGGCTCAATGTCGACGTGCTGGCCATGTCGGCGACCCCGATCCCGCGCACGCTGGAGATGGCGGTCACGGGCATCCGCGAGATGTCGACGATCGCGACGCCGCCGGAGGAGCGGCATCCGGTGCTGACCTTCGCCGGGCCCTATGACCGCAACCAGGTCGTCGCGGCCATCCGACGGGAGCTCCTGCGCGAGGGGCAGGTGTTCTATATCCACAACCGGACGGCGTCGATCGACAAGGTCGCCGGCCAGATCGCCGAGTGGGTGCCCGAGGCGCGGGTGGTGACGGCTCACGGCCAGATGGGGGAGCACCGCCTCGAACAGGTCATGCTCGACTTCGCCGAGCGCCGCGCCGATGTGCTGGTCTGCACGACGATCGTCGAGGCGGGTCTCGACATCTCGACCGCCAACACGCTGATCATCGAACGGGCCGACATGCTCGGCCTGTCCCAGCTCCATCAGCTGCGCGGCCGCGTGGGCCGCGGCCGGGAGCGGGGCTACGCGTACCTTCTTTATCCGCCCGACAAACCCCTCACCGAGACCGCGCACGACCGCCTGACGACCATGGCGGCGACCAATGAACTCGGTGCCGGCATGCAGATCGCGATGAAGGACCTCGAGATCCGCGGTGCGGGCAACCTCCTGGGTGGTGAGCAGTCGGGCCACATCGCCGATGTCGGTTTCGACCTCTACATCCGGCTGGTCGGCGAGGCCGTGGCCGACTTCCGCAGCGACGGCACCGAGCCCGTGGCCGAGCCCGAGATGCGCATCGAGCTCCCGGTCGAGGCGCACCTGCCGAGCGACTATGTCGAGTCGGAGCGGTTGCGGCTGGAGATGTACAAGCGCCTCGCCGAGGTTCGCACCGAGCAGGACCTCAAGGAGGTCCGCGCGGAGCTGCTCGACCGCTATGGCGCGCTTCCTGCTCCGGTGGAGACGCTTTTGGCCGTGGCCCGATTCCGGAACTCGTGCCGGGCCGCCGGCCTGACCGAGGTCGTCCTGCAGGGCAACTATGTCCGGTTCGGGCCCCATGACCTGCCCGAGTCGCGGAAGCTTCGTCTGCAGCGGCTCTATCCGCGGAACGTGGTGAAGCCCAACTTCCTGCTGATCCCGAGGCCGATGGCCGCCACGATCGGTGGCCAGGCGCCCACGGACACCGAGTTGTTGACCTGGTGTGCCGATGTCGTGGCCCAGATCTTCGCCCGCGAACCGGTGCCTGCCCCTGCCGGAGCGTGA
- a CDS encoding Na+/H+ antiporter subunit A, with product MLALLVIHFCAYALAPFLIRVFGPRGFWVLAIPNVVTAGWALAQAPALLQGATPTQTWSWIPSIVMSIDLRLDVLSWVMTLIISIIGLLVLIYCSGYFGPKEPDLERFGAHLTAFSGVMLGLVWSDNLLLLYLFWELTTVLSYLLVGHLSHKEESRQAATQALVVTTFGGLAMLVGMVILGFAAGTYRVSEIVANPPAASAAVAVAVVLILLGAVSKSALVPFHFWLPGAMAAPTPVSAYLHAAAMVKAGIFLVARFSPAFSDRLEWLITCLVLGGLTMVIGGYRALRQHDLKLLLAYGTVSQLGFLVILFGTGTQNAALAGMTMLVSHAVFKAALFLTVGAIDHATGTRDLRVLDGLGRRMPVLMVCSILAAASMAGVPPLLGFVGKEAAYGALLHGEAPFSRIVLGVVVLGSVLTFAYSARFLWGAWGPGPEAEKPTETHDNPLAVTAVPVTLGALSLLLAPPSALAEPMLGLWTGLFPKEEYAAHLGLWHGLNLVLLLSLATLALGALLFAARVHIENFQREAPHVPAAISAYRAIMKGLDRLSLEITGVLFKGSLPLSLSLILLVFIGFPGLTMALAALDVFNAGIPVGIVWFETPAQLLVAIVVAMGAVATVLSLRRFRAVFLVGVTGYGSALLFLLHGAPDLALTQVLVETVSLVVFVLVLRRFSGRFPDVMSVRDRVWRTSLGVLSGGVMTGVALIASMARTALPDSTNMPVSAYEFGGGLNVVNVILVDIRAWDTMGEVSVVLVAATGVASLIFLQSTNLSRLRINLAAMRAKRFEHRRTGGTTADAGWLSEIQALPIERRSLMFEVITRVIFHTVMLWSLYLLFTGHNDPGGGFAGGLVAGLGLTIRYLAGGAAELRAAMPVMPGALLGSGLFLSAGAGFVSMLAGGSVLESWTFDIPVPLIGNIHIVTSMFFDIGVYLVVLGLMLDILRSLGSSLDYRIAEAEGRAIEPGTYEPMGERR from the coding sequence GTGCTCGCGCTGCTCGTCATCCACTTCTGCGCCTATGCCCTGGCGCCTTTTCTCATTCGCGTGTTCGGGCCCAGGGGCTTCTGGGTGTTGGCGATCCCGAATGTGGTCACGGCGGGCTGGGCGTTGGCCCAGGCTCCAGCTCTGCTGCAGGGCGCGACCCCCACCCAGACCTGGTCGTGGATCCCCAGCATCGTCATGTCGATCGACCTGCGGCTCGACGTGCTGAGCTGGGTGATGACGCTGATCATCTCGATCATCGGCCTGCTCGTTCTCATCTATTGCTCGGGCTATTTCGGCCCCAAAGAGCCCGATCTCGAACGCTTCGGCGCCCATCTGACGGCGTTCTCGGGCGTGATGCTCGGACTGGTGTGGAGCGACAACCTGCTGTTGCTCTATCTGTTCTGGGAGCTCACCACCGTCCTGTCCTATCTCCTCGTGGGCCACCTGAGCCACAAGGAGGAATCGCGCCAGGCCGCGACGCAGGCCCTGGTCGTCACCACGTTCGGCGGCCTCGCGATGCTCGTCGGCATGGTCATCCTGGGCTTCGCGGCCGGGACCTATCGGGTGTCCGAGATCGTGGCGAACCCGCCTGCCGCGAGCGCTGCGGTGGCCGTGGCGGTCGTCCTCATCCTGCTGGGCGCGGTGTCGAAATCGGCACTCGTGCCCTTCCATTTCTGGTTGCCCGGCGCCATGGCCGCACCGACGCCGGTGTCCGCCTACCTGCACGCGGCCGCCATGGTCAAGGCCGGCATCTTCCTGGTCGCGCGCTTCTCGCCCGCCTTCTCCGATCGCCTCGAATGGCTCATCACCTGCCTGGTCCTGGGCGGCCTGACGATGGTCATCGGCGGCTATCGCGCGCTCCGTCAGCACGATCTCAAACTCCTGCTGGCGTATGGCACCGTCAGCCAGCTCGGTTTCCTGGTGATCCTGTTCGGGACGGGTACGCAGAACGCCGCGCTCGCCGGCATGACGATGCTCGTGTCGCACGCCGTGTTCAAGGCTGCGCTGTTCCTGACAGTCGGTGCGATCGATCATGCGACGGGTACGCGTGACCTGCGCGTGCTCGACGGCCTCGGCCGCCGCATGCCCGTGCTGATGGTCTGCTCGATCCTCGCGGCGGCCTCGATGGCGGGCGTACCTCCGCTGCTGGGCTTCGTCGGCAAGGAAGCCGCCTACGGGGCCCTGCTCCACGGCGAGGCCCCGTTCAGTCGCATCGTGCTCGGGGTCGTCGTGCTCGGCTCGGTCCTGACCTTCGCCTACAGCGCCCGTTTCCTGTGGGGCGCCTGGGGCCCGGGACCGGAGGCCGAGAAGCCGACCGAGACGCACGACAACCCGCTTGCGGTGACCGCGGTGCCCGTGACGCTGGGCGCGCTGAGCCTCCTGCTCGCGCCCCCGAGCGCGCTGGCCGAGCCGATGCTGGGGCTGTGGACGGGGCTCTTCCCCAAAGAGGAGTACGCGGCGCACCTGGGCCTCTGGCACGGGTTGAACCTCGTCCTGCTCCTGTCCCTGGCCACCCTCGCGCTCGGCGCCCTTCTCTTCGCTGCCCGCGTCCACATCGAGAACTTCCAGCGGGAAGCGCCTCACGTCCCCGCGGCGATCTCGGCGTACCGGGCGATCATGAAGGGGCTCGACCGCCTGTCGCTCGAGATCACCGGCGTGCTGTTCAAGGGCTCGCTGCCCCTGTCGCTCTCGCTCATCCTGCTCGTGTTCATCGGTTTCCCGGGGCTCACCATGGCCCTGGCCGCGCTCGATGTGTTCAACGCGGGCATACCCGTCGGCATCGTCTGGTTCGAAACCCCGGCCCAGCTCCTGGTGGCGATCGTGGTGGCGATGGGTGCCGTCGCGACCGTGCTGTCCCTCCGCCGATTCCGGGCCGTGTTCCTGGTCGGTGTGACCGGCTATGGCTCCGCGCTGTTGTTCCTGCTCCACGGCGCCCCTGACCTCGCGCTCACGCAGGTGCTGGTCGAGACGGTGTCCCTCGTGGTCTTCGTCCTGGTGCTGCGGCGCTTCTCCGGCCGGTTCCCCGATGTCATGTCGGTCCGCGACCGGGTCTGGCGGACCAGCCTGGGCGTGCTGAGCGGCGGCGTCATGACCGGCGTGGCACTCATCGCCTCGATGGCGCGGACCGCGCTCCCCGATTCGACCAACATGCCGGTGTCGGCCTACGAATTCGGTGGCGGCCTCAACGTGGTCAACGTCATCCTCGTCGACATCCGCGCCTGGGACACGATGGGCGAGGTCTCGGTGGTGCTCGTGGCTGCCACGGGCGTCGCGTCGCTGATCTTCCTGCAGTCCACCAACCTGTCGCGCCTGCGGATCAACCTCGCGGCCATGCGGGCGAAGCGCTTCGAGCACCGCCGGACCGGCGGAACGACCGCCGACGCCGGTTGGTTGTCGGAAATCCAGGCGCTCCCCATCGAACGTCGTTCGTTGATGTTCGAGGTCATCACCCGCGTCATCTTCCACACGGTGATGCTCTGGTCGCTCTATCTGCTGTTCACCGGCCACAACGATCCCGGCGGCGGTTTCGCGGGTGGTCTCGTCGCGGGTCTCGGCCTGACGATTCGATATCTCGCCGGCGGCGCCGCGGAGTTGCGGGCGGCGATGCCGGTCATGCCGGGTGCGCTGCTGGGCAGCGGCCTGTTCCTGTCGGCGGGCGCAGGGTTCGTGTCGATGCTGGCCGGTGGGTCGGTCCTGGAGTCGTGGACCTTCGACATCCCGGTCCCCCTGATCGGCAACATCCACATCGTCACCTCGATGTTCTTCGACATCGGCGTCTATCTCGTCGTGCTCGGCCTGATGCTCGACATCCTGCGTTCGCTGGGTTCGTCGCTCGACTATCGGATCGCCGAGGCCGAGGGCCGCGCCATCGAACCCGGCACGTATGAGCCGATGGGAGAGCGCCGATGA
- a CDS encoding Na(+)/H(+) antiporter subunit C — protein sequence MSPSLTLALLCGVLFGTGTILLLSRSVVRALLGVLLMGNGVNLLYIIASGRAGQAPLVDGKSNPPIGEGGISDPLPQAMVLTAIVITLAVTAFTLALAHRAVQLAATDVVVDDEEGRRAHVRAVANDLSDSDYQDTSDPYSVDEEHPETEPGRADKDDRLPADHPPTPDEHDPAHQGKAPEAKKEQR from the coding sequence ATGAGCCCTAGTCTCACCCTGGCCCTGCTCTGCGGCGTACTCTTCGGCACCGGAACGATCCTGCTGCTCTCGCGCTCGGTGGTCCGTGCGCTGCTCGGCGTCCTGCTGATGGGCAACGGCGTCAACCTTCTCTATATCATCGCGTCCGGCCGGGCCGGCCAGGCACCATTGGTCGACGGGAAGTCCAACCCTCCGATCGGCGAGGGCGGCATCTCCGACCCCCTGCCCCAGGCCATGGTGCTGACCGCGATCGTCATCACCCTCGCGGTCACCGCCTTTACGCTCGCGCTGGCCCACCGGGCGGTCCAGCTGGCCGCCACCGACGTCGTCGTGGATGACGAGGAAGGCCGCCGCGCCCACGTCCGGGCCGTGGCCAACGACCTCTCCGACTCCGACTATCAGGACACCAGCGACCCCTATTCGGTCGATGAGGAACACCCGGAAACGGAGCCGGGCCGCGCCGACAAGGATGACCGGTTGCCCGCAGACCATCCGCCCACGCCGGATGAACACGACCCCGCACACCAGGGCAAGGCCCCCGAGGCAAAGAAGGAGCAGCGGTGA
- a CDS encoding Na+/H+ antiporter subunit D: MTFTYDFLVPLVVVLPLIGAGLTVVTGQHTRAQRFISGTTLAAVVAISGVMLYATDQVRMLSVRVGGWPVEQGIVLVVDRLSALMLVISTVVTFAVMLYSSGQGDRSDDEDEHDGGAPLPIFHPTLLVLSAGVSTTFVSGDLFHLYVGFEMLLFASFVLLTLGGTTERVRAGVNYVMVNLLSSLVFLTAIALVYAATGTVNLARLALRIPELPESTQLMLQAMLLLGFCIKAAVFPMSGWLPDSYPTAPAPVTAVFAGLLTKVGVYSLIRVQTLLFPGDGLHTLLMWAALLTMVIGIMGAVAQDDIKRILSYTLVSHIGYMLFGLAVGNITGLSASIYYVVHHITIQTTLFLVTGLIELKRGTTSIAKLGGLTVTAPLLSLLFFIPAMNLSGIPPLSGFIGKVGLLQAGAELGTPLAYILLAGSALTSLLTLYAMSRVWARAFWRSPVEDYVTPQLAPLTRGVVLPATLLVVFGLMLTVFGGQLYGIADRAAQTLHERTPYLTAVLGERGR, translated from the coding sequence GTGACGTTCACCTATGACTTCCTCGTGCCCCTCGTGGTGGTGCTGCCCCTGATCGGCGCCGGCCTGACCGTGGTCACCGGTCAGCACACCCGGGCGCAGCGCTTCATTTCCGGCACGACGCTTGCGGCCGTGGTCGCCATCTCCGGTGTCATGCTCTATGCCACCGACCAGGTCCGCATGCTCAGCGTCCGCGTGGGCGGTTGGCCCGTCGAGCAGGGCATCGTCCTCGTGGTCGACCGGTTGTCTGCGCTCATGCTGGTCATCTCGACTGTCGTGACGTTCGCGGTCATGCTCTATTCGTCGGGCCAGGGTGATCGATCGGACGACGAGGACGAGCACGACGGCGGCGCTCCCCTGCCGATCTTCCACCCCACGTTGCTCGTGCTGTCGGCCGGGGTCTCGACGACCTTCGTTTCCGGCGACCTCTTCCATCTGTATGTCGGCTTCGAGATGCTGCTCTTCGCGAGTTTCGTGCTGCTGACCCTGGGTGGCACCACCGAACGCGTCCGCGCCGGCGTCAACTACGTGATGGTCAACCTGCTGTCCTCGCTCGTGTTCCTCACCGCGATCGCGCTGGTGTACGCCGCGACCGGCACGGTGAACCTCGCCCGCCTGGCGCTGCGCATCCCCGAACTCCCCGAATCGACCCAGCTGATGCTGCAGGCCATGCTGCTGCTCGGCTTCTGCATCAAGGCGGCGGTCTTTCCGATGTCCGGCTGGTTGCCGGACTCCTATCCCACGGCGCCCGCACCGGTCACCGCCGTGTTCGCCGGCCTGTTGACCAAGGTCGGCGTCTATTCTCTGATCCGTGTCCAGACCCTGCTGTTCCCGGGTGACGGTCTCCACACACTCCTGATGTGGGCCGCGCTGCTGACGATGGTGATCGGCATCATGGGCGCGGTCGCGCAGGACGACATCAAGCGAATCCTGAGCTACACCCTCGTGTCCCATATCGGCTACATGCTGTTCGGCCTCGCGGTCGGCAACATCACCGGGTTGAGCGCCTCGATCTACTACGTCGTCCACCACATCACGATCCAGACGACCCTGTTCCTCGTGACCGGACTGATCGAGCTCAAACGTGGGACGACGTCGATCGCCAAGCTGGGCGGGTTGACCGTCACCGCACCACTGTTGAGCCTGCTGTTCTTCATCCCGGCCATGAACCTGTCGGGCATTCCACCGTTGTCGGGCTTCATCGGCAAGGTCGGCCTCCTCCAGGCCGGCGCCGAGCTGGGTACCCCCTTGGCGTACATCCTTCTGGCGGGATCCGCGCTCACCAGCCTGCTGACCCTGTATGCCATGTCGCGCGTCTGGGCGCGAGCGTTCTGGCGTTCGCCGGTCGAGGACTATGTGACACCGCAGCTCGCACCGCTGACCCGCGGTGTGGTGCTGCCCGCCACACTGCTGGTGGTGTTCGGTCTGATGCTGACCGTGTTCGGTGGCCAGCTCTATGGGATCGCCGACCGTGCCGCGCAGACTCTGCACGAACGCACGCCCTATCTCACGGCCGTGCTCGGAGAAAGGGGACGCTGA
- a CDS encoding Na+/H+ antiporter subunit E, with product MTTVRKFRIGSLLILTAVWLLMWGSWSWGTLFMGLAMGALLLLMFPMPRAAARIRIRPVAITWLTVTFLSNLFWSSAVVAWMAIRPSGVRPGRVVAIRLHETDDFRRTVVAEMTSLVPGTVVIDLDPSGHLLIHIIDHCDDERLMVEAQRIHRLERRVARAFGAPELENCLKHSREALS from the coding sequence ATGACCACCGTGCGCAAGTTTCGGATCGGGTCCCTGCTGATCCTGACGGCCGTGTGGCTCCTGATGTGGGGCAGCTGGAGTTGGGGCACGCTCTTCATGGGGCTCGCCATGGGGGCGTTGCTTCTGCTCATGTTCCCGATGCCGCGAGCCGCTGCCCGCATCCGCATCCGCCCGGTTGCCATCACCTGGTTGACGGTGACCTTCCTGTCGAACCTCTTCTGGTCCAGCGCAGTCGTCGCATGGATGGCGATCAGGCCCAGCGGCGTACGCCCCGGCCGGGTCGTGGCCATCCGCCTGCACGAAACCGATGATTTCCGGCGCACCGTCGTCGCCGAGATGACCTCGCTCGTGCCGGGCACCGTGGTGATCGATCTCGATCCGTCGGGCCACCTGCTCATCCACATCATCGATCACTGTGACGACGAGCGCCTCATGGTGGAGGCCCAGCGGATCCATCGGCTCGAACGCCGGGTCGCCCGGGCTTTCGGCGCCCCCGAGCTCGAGAACTGCCTGAAGCACAGTCGGGAGGCCCTGTCATGA
- a CDS encoding monovalent cation/H+ antiporter complex subunit F: protein MSEFVQALVPWVAGAVMIMFFIDAVLTVIKIVRGPSVLTRTLAADLLVSTLICAIGAEMVITRHASSMPLLISLALVAFVGTVAVSRFVARDSDDDGAAARERRLRQELAKRKLDIAPVADIPPPPRERRPTGEEH from the coding sequence ATGAGCGAGTTCGTGCAGGCCCTGGTGCCGTGGGTCGCCGGCGCGGTCATGATCATGTTCTTCATCGATGCCGTGTTGACGGTGATCAAGATCGTGCGTGGTCCTTCGGTGCTGACGCGTACGCTCGCCGCCGACCTGCTGGTGTCCACCCTCATCTGCGCGATCGGCGCCGAGATGGTGATCACCCGACATGCGTCATCGATGCCGTTGCTCATCTCCCTCGCGCTGGTGGCATTCGTGGGCACGGTGGCCGTATCGCGGTTCGTGGCCCGGGACAGCGATGACGACGGGGCCGCTGCCCGCGAGCGCCGGCTGCGTCAGGAACTGGCCAAGCGCAAGCTCGACATAGCCCCCGTCGCCGATATCCCGCCGCCGCCCCGCGAGCGCCGACCCACCGGGGAGGAGCACTGA
- the mnhG gene encoding monovalent cation/H(+) antiporter subunit G: MDPMLTETLIAVLDLIALICILLGAMLCVAASVGLLRFPDILSRQHAATKPQVLGVLLILLAVALTQRSVAVFTMVALVVVFQLLTAPVSSQMMSRAAVRTSQVELGRVEADPINPAHPPTPRRRRGDRSEKGEKDRSRKAVPEGEARENPEGNPPARP, encoded by the coding sequence ATGGATCCGATGCTGACCGAAACCCTGATCGCGGTCCTCGACCTGATCGCTCTGATCTGCATCCTGCTCGGCGCCATGCTGTGTGTCGCGGCTTCCGTGGGCCTGCTGCGGTTCCCCGACATCCTGTCGCGGCAGCACGCAGCGACCAAGCCCCAGGTGCTGGGCGTACTCCTGATCCTCCTCGCGGTCGCCCTGACCCAGCGTTCGGTCGCGGTGTTCACGATGGTGGCGCTGGTCGTGGTCTTCCAATTGCTGACCGCACCCGTGTCCTCACAGATGATGAGCCGCGCCGCCGTCCGCACGTCCCAGGTCGAACTCGGTCGCGTGGAAGCCGATCCCATCAACCCGGCTCATCCCCCGACGCCGCGCAGGCGCCGGGGAGACAGGAGCGAGAAGGGCGAGAAGGACCGGAGCCGCAAGGCCGTGCCCGAAGGAGAAGCCCGGGAGAACCCCGAGGGAAATCCCCCCGCGCGCCCCTGA
- a CDS encoding DUF1707 domain-containing protein, whose translation MSVPAVPDGPGSVWSRFPLDPRNSGDLRAGDPDRETAREIIAEAYADGQLDHDEYSARLDGVLGAHHLGQLVPLLSDLSLPTRQAGSAPLPRVPQPPAAAAPWLKHPVVRTAGFVIVVTNLVWLWTSISSGQLIYYWPMWPALGMIITVIAAVTFGKPNPDSDRRRQRREQRDRRREPE comes from the coding sequence ATGAGTGTCCCCGCAGTGCCCGATGGCCCCGGTTCGGTCTGGTCGCGCTTCCCCCTCGACCCCCGCAACTCCGGCGACCTGCGCGCGGGTGACCCGGATCGGGAGACCGCGCGGGAGATCATCGCCGAGGCGTACGCCGACGGCCAGCTCGACCACGACGAATACAGTGCTCGGCTCGACGGCGTCCTCGGAGCCCACCACCTGGGGCAGCTCGTGCCGCTGTTGTCGGATCTGTCGCTGCCCACGCGGCAGGCCGGTTCTGCCCCGCTCCCCCGCGTGCCCCAGCCGCCCGCCGCGGCGGCACCCTGGCTGAAGCACCCCGTCGTGCGGACCGCCGGTTTCGTCATCGTCGTCACCAACCTGGTATGGCTGTGGACGAGCATCTCATCGGGGCAGCTGATCTATTACTGGCCCATGTGGCCGGCGCTGGGCATGATCATCACGGTCATCGCAGCGGTCACGTTCGGCAAGCCGAACCCCGACTCCGACCGCCGCCGGCAGCGACGCGAACAGCGCGACCGGCGGCGAGAACCGGAGTGA